One Hemitrygon akajei chromosome 11, sHemAka1.3, whole genome shotgun sequence DNA segment encodes these proteins:
- the LOC140736350 gene encoding immunoglobulin superfamily DCC subclass member 3-like, with product MRWAVLTTRRRALLSAAVQFASQLVRMLTLLYILCECGCAESSVCCLLRRQTMSDEILPLRKDPAPCGVEPVLSTASAAPPEFVQWPQSMRKRAGSTAVFTCVAQGVPEPHLVWLKNGRELSTPSGNINLTHGNSTLIINRVRASDEAIYQCVAQNSAGTNQASARLAVTLSQQLPAPPAEPRAEALSSTAIRLSWREPSHSVTEEIIGYVLHIRPAAEEAGKELQEAVSKTTFEHVFTNLRPSTKYSMYVQAYSPVGASDRSQLVTAITGGEVPDVMFFAQVLNSTAVQVFWEPPHRPGLVQGYKLFHRQLPSPRVQGPVLLPSSATTYIFPHLEPSTLYEIKMQAFNQHGSGNSTVRFVSLRESPENPVLFLVAPSDPGCDCRKPQEASLSGIVVGIHIGIACIIFCILFLLLGYRRRLFDCRGFKESWSVPQSRHSTALDGQNGNLEPEGKEDRALELTELKGDQGSPVHLEQRA from the exons atgcgttgggcagttttgaccaccCGTCGTAGAGCCCTCCTATCTGCCGCAGTGCAGTTTGCAtcgcagcttgtcagaatgctgaCTCTACTGTACATCTTGTGCGAGTGTGGGTGTGCGGAGTCCAGCGTCTGCTGCCTCCTCAGAAGGCAGACGATGAGCGATGAGATCCTGCCCTTGCGCAAGGACCCCGCTCCCTGCGGG GTTGAGCCTGTCCTCTCCACTGCCTCCGCAGCTCCCCCGGAGTTTGTGCAGTGGCCGCAGTCGATGAGGAAGCGGGCAGGCAGTACGGCTGTCTTCACCTGCGTGGcgcagggggtcccggaaccTCACCTCGTCTGGCTGAAGAACGGCCGTGAGCTCTCGACTCCTAGCGGCAACATCAACCTGACCCACGGCAACAG CACCCTGATCATAAACCGTGTGAGGGCATCGGACGAGGCCATCTACCAGTGTGTGGCCCAGAACAGCGCGGGCACCAACCAGGCCAGCGCCCGGCTGGCAGTCACCCTGTCCCAGCAGCTGCCCGCGCCCCCGGCGGAGCCCCGTGCCGAGGCCCTCTCCTCCACCGCCATCCGCCTCTCCTGGCGGGAGCCCTCGCACTCCGTCACCGAGGAGATCATCGGCTACGTCCTCCACATCCGGCCCGCTGCAG AGGAGGCTGGGAAGGAACTGCAGGAAGCAGTCAGTAAGACGACGTTCGAGCACGTCTTCACCAACCTGCGGCCCAGCACCAAGTACTCCATGTATGTGCAGGCCTACTCCCCCGTGGGGGCCAGCGACCGCTCCCAGCTCGTCACCGCCATCACGGGAGGCGAAG TTCCAGATGTGATGTTCTTCGCCCAGGTGTTGAACTCCACGGCCGTGCAGGTGTTTTGGGAGCCTCCCCACCGGCCCGGGCTAGTCCAGGGCTACAAGCTCTTCCACCGGCAGCTGCCAAGCCCTCGGGTGCAGGGACCCGTCCTGCTTCCCAGCTCAGCCACCACCTACATCTTCCCCCACCTGG AACCCTCGACCTTGTACGAGATCAAAATGCAGGCGTTTAACCAGCATGGCAGTGGCAACAGTACCGTCCGTTTTGTATCCCTCAGGGAGAGCCCGGAGAATCCAG TCTTGTTCCTCGTAGCGCCGTCAGACCCTGGCTGTGACTGCCGGAAGCCCCAGGAAGCCTCACTGAGTGGGATCGTGGTTGGAATTCACATTGGGATTGCCTGCATCATCTTCTGCATCCTGTTcctgttgctgggataccggaGGAG GCTGTTTGATTGTCGTGGCTTCAAAGAGAGCTGGTCGGTACCCCAGTCACGGCACAGCACAGCCCTAGACGGGCAGAATGGCAACCTGGAGCCTGAGGGGAAAGAGGACCGGGCACTGGAGCTGACAGAGCTG AAGGGGGACCAAGGGAGCCCGGTTCACCTCGAGCAAAGAGCCTGA